One window of Natrinema sp. SYSU A 869 genomic DNA carries:
- a CDS encoding MATE family efflux transporter, whose protein sequence is MTDIRRRISSLFKGREEFDLTSGNIGKPLFFLSMPIVVTNLFQTAYNLADTFWLGQYSTDALAAISFAFPMVFLLISLGMGISVAGSVLVAQYTGAGEEGKAEYAASQTVTFASIASVVLGVVGYVFVEKFLGIMGASSDVLPMASSYMEVISLGLLFMFGFAVFVALMRGYGDTITPMLVMFGSVVLNIIIDPFLIFGWTLVENAPLVGTITFPELGIEGAAIATVFSRALALVVGLAIMFRGERGVQINLRDMVPDLSYLRRLAGIGVPASIEGTGRAVSMNLLLFIVAFFPDTVVAAYGIGTRIFSVVFLPAIAVARGVETMTGQNIGATKPDRAEQAAALAAKVLFGVLTGAGVLVWFAAAPIADLFTTDPEVVNISAEFLRYVALTFGFIGIMRAYTGSFRGAGKTLTAAVISVLMLGVIRFPIAWVSASSIGESGIWLSFAVSNVAGAAIAYAWYQRGTWRTGDLTESAVGIDDTGVESPTTDD, encoded by the coding sequence GTGACAGATATTCGTCGTCGCATCAGTTCACTCTTCAAGGGGCGTGAGGAGTTCGATCTCACGTCGGGTAACATCGGGAAACCGCTCTTCTTCCTGTCGATGCCAATCGTCGTCACGAACCTCTTTCAGACAGCGTACAACCTTGCAGACACGTTCTGGTTGGGCCAGTACAGCACGGATGCGCTCGCGGCGATTAGTTTCGCGTTCCCGATGGTGTTCTTGCTGATCTCGCTCGGAATGGGGATTTCAGTCGCCGGAAGCGTTCTTGTCGCCCAGTATACGGGTGCCGGAGAGGAAGGGAAGGCCGAGTACGCCGCTTCACAGACGGTAACCTTCGCCAGCATCGCGTCAGTTGTTCTCGGCGTCGTCGGCTACGTCTTCGTCGAGAAATTCCTCGGGATTATGGGCGCTTCTTCGGACGTACTGCCGATGGCCTCGAGTTACATGGAGGTCATCTCACTGGGCCTCCTGTTCATGTTCGGATTCGCCGTGTTCGTCGCGCTTATGCGCGGCTACGGCGACACGATCACACCGATGCTGGTCATGTTCGGCTCGGTGGTTCTCAATATCATCATCGATCCGTTCCTGATCTTTGGGTGGACGCTCGTCGAGAACGCACCGCTCGTAGGCACGATCACCTTCCCCGAACTCGGAATCGAAGGAGCCGCGATCGCGACCGTGTTTTCGCGGGCACTGGCGCTGGTCGTCGGCCTCGCGATCATGTTTCGTGGCGAGCGCGGCGTCCAGATCAACCTCCGAGACATGGTACCCGATCTCAGCTATCTCCGCCGCCTCGCTGGGATCGGCGTCCCCGCCTCTATCGAGGGGACGGGACGAGCGGTGTCGATGAACCTGCTGTTGTTCATCGTCGCGTTCTTCCCGGATACGGTCGTCGCCGCGTACGGGATCGGAACGCGCATATTCTCGGTCGTCTTCCTGCCCGCGATCGCGGTTGCCCGCGGCGTCGAGACGATGACCGGGCAGAATATCGGCGCGACCAAGCCCGATCGAGCCGAGCAGGCGGCAGCGCTCGCGGCGAAGGTACTCTTCGGCGTCCTCACAGGTGCGGGAGTTCTCGTCTGGTTCGCCGCGGCCCCGATCGCCGACCTGTTTACGACTGATCCCGAAGTCGTCAATATCTCCGCGGAGTTCCTGCGGTACGTCGCACTGACGTTCGGGTTCATCGGAATCATGCGCGCGTATACGGGAAGTTTCCGCGGTGCCGGGAAGACGCTTACTGCAGCGGTGATTTCCGTGCTGATGCTCGGGGTCATCCGCTTCCCGATCGCATGGGTTTCCGCCAGTTCGATCGGCGAATCGGGCATCTGGCTCTCGTTTGCCGTCTCGAACGTCGCTGGCGCGGCGATCGCCTACGCGTGGTATCAGCGTGGGACGTGGCGAACGGGAGATCTGACCGAATCAGCCGTCGGCATCGATGATACCGGTGTCGAGTCCCCAACGACGGACGACTAA
- a CDS encoding polyprenyl synthetase, translating into MSHELALTERRTEIDSRLEMVLDAADGQLAPAWTAILERDNRWFGQLLALSHNAVAETSDSPVVVPAATAIELLRGYVRLRERLIVQPGDTAADSLQWEVTSPLLASDFLYTTAYSTLGGLDDNRIGECFEVLTTVSDSIIEALGRTDSQSTPSSTEYCSFIDDTAGALGRGAAVIGATLADVDEPDRDHFATLGRGFGTVCRIRDILASDGPSVQPGSAPATRRLRQHTKQRLQETDRALRQLSSAVDGDSIRTFVAETVSERPADSVVG; encoded by the coding sequence ATGTCTCACGAGCTCGCACTCACCGAACGACGGACCGAAATCGACAGCCGACTCGAGATGGTACTCGACGCTGCGGATGGACAGTTAGCTCCCGCTTGGACGGCAATTCTGGAGCGTGATAACAGGTGGTTCGGGCAACTGTTAGCCCTTTCCCACAACGCTGTGGCGGAGACATCGGACAGTCCGGTCGTGGTTCCCGCAGCGACAGCGATCGAACTGCTCCGCGGATACGTCCGGCTTCGCGAGCGATTGATAGTCCAACCCGGTGATACGGCCGCCGACTCGTTGCAGTGGGAGGTGACGTCTCCATTGTTGGCCTCCGATTTCCTCTATACGACAGCGTACTCGACGCTCGGAGGCCTTGACGATAATCGAATAGGGGAGTGCTTCGAGGTACTCACGACCGTCTCAGACTCGATTATCGAGGCACTGGGACGCACCGATAGTCAGTCAACCCCCTCATCGACCGAGTACTGTTCGTTTATCGATGATACGGCGGGCGCACTCGGTCGGGGGGCAGCCGTTATCGGTGCGACGCTGGCGGATGTCGATGAACCGGACAGAGACCACTTTGCAACGCTGGGGCGCGGATTCGGCACAGTCTGTCGGATACGAGACATCCTCGCTTCCGACGGCCCTTCCGTCCAGCCCGGTTCAGCACCCGCTACACGACGACTCCGCCAGCATACGAAACAGCGCCTGCAGGAAACTGACCGCGCACTCCGACAGCTCTCGTCCGCTGTTGACGGAGACTCCATCCGAACGTTCGTTGCGGAGACCGTCTCGGAGCGTCCAGCAGATAGCGTAGTCGGCTGA
- a CDS encoding RNA-guided endonuclease TnpB family protein codes for MYYAYKYRLKPSDSHREELDRHRDICRQLYNHTLYRLNEYQENHGELPSMTTLRSELPDLKQWWDDLSDVYSKVLQTVVERLFDNLKGLSKLKENGYGVGQLKWKPPRKFRSFTYSQSGFKLDKKGGQTILSLSKLADIPIRLHRSIPDDATLKQVTVKKEPTDEWFATFGVEMDREPPEPPENPEKCVGIDVGILTYAHDTDGTAVGSLDLSDERERLEREQQKLSRKEHGSANYEKQRRRVAECHADLKRKRRDFLHKLSNYYAEEYDLVAVEDLSVKGMMESPSNSRNTASAAWRTFLCLLEYKCEREGTYFVAVNPRGTTKECAACGVSTEKPLWVREHSCPACGFEADRDANAAWNILSRGLEDVGVGHSEQTPVETALPVDTSVSAKRVVEAGSPTLTERTASAVSE; via the coding sequence ATGTACTACGCCTACAAGTACCGCCTCAAGCCGTCCGACTCCCACCGCGAGGAGTTGGACCGCCACCGCGATATTTGCAGGCAACTGTACAACCACACGCTCTACCGCCTCAACGAGTACCAAGAGAACCACGGCGAACTACCGTCCATGACCACGCTTCGGTCGGAACTACCCGATCTCAAGCAGTGGTGGGACGACCTCTCGGACGTGTACTCGAAGGTTCTCCAAACCGTCGTCGAACGTCTGTTCGACAACCTCAAAGGACTCTCCAAACTCAAGGAGAACGGCTACGGAGTTGGCCAACTCAAGTGGAAACCGCCACGGAAGTTTCGCAGTTTCACGTACAGCCAGTCTGGCTTCAAGCTCGACAAGAAGGGCGGTCAGACTATCCTGTCACTCTCGAAACTCGCGGACATACCGATTCGGCTCCACCGCTCCATCCCCGACGACGCGACACTCAAGCAGGTTACGGTCAAGAAGGAACCGACGGATGAGTGGTTCGCCACGTTCGGCGTCGAAATGGACCGTGAACCGCCCGAACCGCCTGAGAACCCTGAGAAGTGCGTTGGCATCGACGTGGGGATTCTCACGTACGCCCACGACACCGACGGCACGGCGGTCGGGTCACTCGACCTTTCCGACGAACGTGAACGCTTGGAACGCGAGCAACAGAAACTCTCGCGGAAGGAACACGGCTCTGCCAACTACGAGAAGCAACGGCGGCGGGTCGCGGAGTGTCACGCCGACCTCAAGCGAAAGCGCCGCGACTTCTTACACAAGCTCTCAAACTACTATGCGGAAGAGTACGACCTTGTGGCGGTTGAAGACTTGAGCGTGAAGGGGATGATGGAATCGCCGTCGAACAGCCGCAACACGGCGTCGGCGGCGTGGCGAACGTTCCTCTGTCTACTTGAGTACAAGTGCGAACGCGAGGGGACGTACTTCGTGGCGGTCAACCCGAGGGGAACGACTAAAGAGTGCGCGGCGTGCGGCGTTTCGACTGAGAAGCCATTATGGGTCCGTGAACACTCCTGTCCTGCCTGCGGGTTTGAGGCGGACAGGGACGCGAACGCGGCGTGGAACATCCTTTCTCGCGGCCTCGAAGATGTAGGAGTGGGACACTCCGAACAAACGCCTGTGGAGACTGCGCTCCCTGTGGATACCTCGGTATCTGCAAAGCGCGTCGTGGAAGCAGGAAGCCCTACCCTCACGGAGCGAACGGCGTCAGCCGTGAGCGAGTAG
- the tnpA gene encoding IS200/IS605 family transposase, whose amino-acid sequence MVYDLDSGAHSTYSLHYHLILTTKYRRGVLTEERTQFIYEVISGFTDNYGAELTNLDGEDDHVHILFRAKPTTDLVTFINTVKGATTRRIRNEYADELKTELWGDSFWNDSYCLISTGQVSLDVLKQYVENQRE is encoded by the coding sequence ATGGTGTATGATCTCGACTCGGGAGCGCACTCAACGTATTCCTTGCACTACCACCTGATACTCACCACAAAATATCGGCGCGGAGTGCTAACTGAGGAGCGAACCCAATTCATCTACGAGGTCATCAGCGGGTTCACGGACAACTACGGTGCCGAACTGACGAACCTCGACGGAGAGGACGACCACGTACACATCCTGTTCCGAGCGAAACCAACCACTGACCTCGTGACGTTCATCAATACGGTCAAGGGTGCAACCACCCGCCGTATCCGCAACGAGTACGCGGACGAACTGAAGACTGAGCTATGGGGCGACTCGTTCTGGAATGACTCGTACTGCCTCATCTCGACGGGACAGGTGTCGCTGGATGTACTGAAACAGTACGTTGAGAACCAACGCGAGTAG